From a single Candoia aspera isolate rCanAsp1 chromosome 2, rCanAsp1.hap2, whole genome shotgun sequence genomic region:
- the LOC134489062 gene encoding zinc finger protein 91-like, producing MIRHGDGTEKPAIRMELGRHERNQSNNWNTESSSSIDAQMPHFLAQEGKIKKKDTGKSIRQFKDKLDVNEHYPTQTKGEDYICQDNGKNYNWTFLLSCENGSLTSDKSIHPGEKPYKCTECGKTFIQSGELTDHKKIHTGERPYKCMECEKHFIKSSQLTSHKRIHTGEKPYKCMECGKGFSENGSLTSHKRMHTGEKPYKCTECGKTFIRSSHLNSHKRIHTGEKSYECMECGKNFIQSSELTRHKRIHTGEKPYKCMECGKTFIQSSELTRHKRIHTGEKPYKCMECGKTFIQSGELTDHKKIHTGEGPYKCMECGMTFNRNGSLTSHKRIHTGEKPYKCMECGMSFSRNGSLTSHKRIHTGEKPYKCTVCGTSFSRSGSLTSHKRIHTGEKPYKCMECGKTFIWSSHLNSHKRIHTGEKPYKCMKCGMSFSRNGSLTSHKRIHTGEKPYKCTECGKTFIRSSHLNSHKRIHTGEKPYKCMECGKSFRHSGSLTFHKRIHTGEKPYKCMEFGKNFIQSSELTCHKRIHTGERPYKCSKCGKTFIQSSELTDHKKIHTGERPYKCMECGKGFSENGSFMRHKKIHTGEKPYKCMECGMSFSRNGFLTSHKKIHTGERPYKCMECGKSFSEKGSLMKHKRIHTGEKPYKCAECGKNFRTSGYLTFHKGIHRGEKPYKCTEHGKTFIQSGQLTRHKRINTGEKP from the coding sequence ATGATCAGGCATGGAGACGGAACGGAGAAGCCTGCAATTCGAATGGAACTAGGAAGGCATGAGAGGAACCAGTCAAATAATTGGAATACAGAAAGCTCATCTTCTATCGATGCTCAGATGCCACACTTTCTTgcacaagaaggaaaaataaagaaaaaagatactggGAAAAGCATCAGACAATTCAAAGACAAATTAGATGTCAATGAACACTATCCAACCCAAACCAAAGGAGAAGATTATATATGCCAAGacaatggaaaaaattacaattggactttccttctttcttgtgaaAATGGATCCCTTACTTCTGATAAAAGCATCCAcccaggggagaagccatataagtgcacggagtgtggaaagaccttcatTCAGAGCGGTGAACTTACTGACCATAAAaagatccacacaggggaaaggccatataaatgcatggagtgtgaaAAGCACTTTATTAAGAGCAGtcaacttacttcccataaaaggatccacacaggagagaagccatataaatgcatggagtgtggaaagggcttcagtgaaaatggttcccttacttcccataaaaggatgcacacaggagagaagccatataaatgcacagagtgtggaaagacctttattcggaGCAGTCACCttaattcccataaaaggatccacacaggggagaagtcatatgaatgcatggagtgtggaaagaactttATTCAGAGTAGTGAACTTACgcgccataaaaggatccacacaggagagaagccatataaatgcatggagtgtggaaagacctttattcagagtAGTGAACTTACtcgccataaaaggatccacacaggagagaagccatataaatgcatggagtgtggaaagacctttattcagagcGGTGAACTTACTGACCATAAAAAGATCCATACAGGGGAagggccatataaatgcatggagtgtggaatgaCCTTCAATCGTAATGGttctcttacttcccataaaaggatccacacgggagagaagccatataagtgcatggagtgtggaatgaGCTTCAGTCGTAATGGTTCCctcacttcccataaaaggatccacacaggagagaagccatataaatgcacagtgTGTGGAACGAGCTTCAGTCGTAGtggttcccttacttcccataaaaggatccacacaggagagaagccatataaatgcatggagtgtggaaagacctttatttgGAGCAGTCACCttaattcccataaaaggatccacacaggagaaaagccatataaatgcatgaagTGTGGAATGAGCTTCAGTCGTAAtggttcccttacttcccataaaaggatccacacaggagagaagccatataaatgcacggagtgtggaaagacctttattcggaGCAGTCACCttaattcccataaaaggatccacacaggggagaagccatataaatgcatggagtgtggaaagagcttcaggcaTAGTGGTTCCCTTACtttccataaaaggatccacacaggggagaagccatataaatgcatggagtttgGAAAGAACTTTATTCAGAGCAGTgaacttacttgccataaaaggatccacacaggagagaggCCATATAAATGTAGcaagtgtggaaagacctttattcagagcaGTGAACTTACTGACCATAAAaagatccacacaggggaaaggccatataaatgcatggagtgtggaaagggcttcagtgAAAATGGGTCCTTTATGAGACATAAaaagatccacacaggggagaagccatataagtgcatggagtgCGGAATGAGCTTCAGTCGTAATGGTttccttacttcccataaaaagatccacacaggggaaaggccatataaatgcatggaatgtggaaagagcttcagtgaaAAAGGGTCCCTTATGaaacataaaaggatccacacaggggagaaaccatataaatgtgcggagtgtggaaagaatttcagaacaaGTGGTTACCTTACTTTCCATAAAGGGATCCAcagaggggagaagccatataaatgcacagagcaTGGGAAGACTTTTATTCAGAGTGGTCAACTTACTCGCCATAAAAGGATcaacacaggggagaagccatag